CATTATTGGTAATATGAAAATCGGGTATTACCTGTAGCTGTTTAGTGTTCACCTCGCTGGAATCACCCGGTTTCGGGTTCAGTTTCAGTATCTCACCAACTACAGCCCTCAATTCGCTCGAATTCATGTTAAGCGCGCGTTCAAGCTTATCGTAATGCTTACGTGTAAACTCGTCCAGGTATTCCTCAACTACCAGTATTGCTTTTTTGATGATCGGGTCGTTAACATCCTTGCGCCTTAACTGTATTAGCAGGCACTCCTGTAAAGTACGGGCGGCAATTCCCGGTGGGTCAAAGCTTTGTATCACCTTCAGCATATCCTCAACTTCCTCGTCCTCTGCCATTACATTGGCTGAAAACGCCAGATCGTCTGTTAACGACATGATAGGCCTGCGCAGGTAGCCGTCGTCATCAAGGCTGCCGATGATCTGTTTACCGATTAAGAAGTCCTTGTCTGACAGCAGCAGCAAATCAAGCTGCGATTGCAGGTTCTCGATAAAGGAATTCTGGATAGCGATGGGCATCTCTTTCTTATCTTCCTCATCGTCTCCATTCTGATCGTAGCGCGAGCCGTAATCATTTACGCTGTCATCCTGCAGGTAATCATCTATATTAAACTCATCAGCCTCACCGCCCTCGTTGTCTGAGCTGCTGAAATCGTCATCCGGGTCGCGGTCCGGGTATTGTTCTTCGGGCTCGTTTAATGACAGGCTGAAATCTTCAAGCGCCGGGTTATCTTCCAGCTCTTCTTTAATACGGGTATCCAATGAAACAGTAGGTACCTGCAGCAGCTTTATAAATTGTATTTGCTGAGGCGATAACTTTTGTAATAGCTTTTGTTGAAGATTTTGTTTTAACATAGTTAAGCAGGGCCAAAATTACATCAAATTAGCCATAACTTT
This genomic interval from Mucilaginibacter defluvii contains the following:
- the rpoN gene encoding RNA polymerase factor sigma-54 — protein: MLKQNLQQKLLQKLSPQQIQFIKLLQVPTVSLDTRIKEELEDNPALEDFSLSLNEPEEQYPDRDPDDDFSSSDNEGGEADEFNIDDYLQDDSVNDYGSRYDQNGDDEEDKKEMPIAIQNSFIENLQSQLDLLLLSDKDFLIGKQIIGSLDDDGYLRRPIMSLTDDLAFSANVMAEDEEVEDMLKVIQSFDPPGIAARTLQECLLIQLRRKDVNDPIIKKAILVVEEYLDEFTRKHYDKLERALNMNSSELRAVVGEILKLNPKPGDSSEVNTKQLQVIPDFHITNNDGVLVLTLNAKNAPELKVSRSYQEMFQHYDKASQKDKKLKEAVQFVKQKLDSAKWFIDAIKQRQQTLLKTMNAIMQYQYDFFLTGDDKNLRPMILKDIADRISMDISTVSRVANSKYVQTEHGTFLLKSFFSEAIQTESGEEVSNKEVKKILEEHIGKEDKRHPLADEKLTEILKEAGYNIARRTVAKYREQMNIPVARLRKEL